ATCTGAAAACGGAGGGTTTGTGTCTTGACTCTTAGGGAGAAAGTTTTGTGGCGGACGAACCTGATTCCTTGGTTCAAGGACCTGGCTGCGGCTTGACCCACCATGTCCCAGGTGTACTGATGGCTGCTTGTACTGAGATATGGCGCTGAACAGAGTTCCATCGGTGTTGCTTCCACTTGGCAAGGCCTGGGTTAAGCAGTTACCGGACTCCAATCCTGACATATTATTATTATGCAACTGACAACCATCGGGGAACCAGTTATACCTATGATCCATGGGACCAAAAGCAGCATAAGAATGCTGCTCAGATATAGGAGGGTTTGTTTTAGTTGGAAAACTCACATCAGCACAATAATCCTTGTGAAGTTGTCCGTAGAGACAATTATCATTCTGATCAGTtaactgctcctgctcctgctcctgcaagGACCTGGGAAATGGGGCAGATTGAGCCAAACGGTTATTCACCAAAGAATGCAAACCAGGTTCGATGCTATTTGCATGTTGAAGAGGGTAGGAGGCTGCTCCAATGTCCTTTGCCATCTGGATTGCACCATTGCTCTGCAGATTTGAGAACGACTCAATAACTGATGATGGGTTGTCCATTATAAAGGCGGATGTGGTGAGTTGATCCTGCTGCTGACTTAATACGCCATTATCCAAGTAACCTGAAGAACTCAGTTGTCCTGAAGAGAGATAAGGTTGTGTAATCTGTAAGTTACCTGAGCCATTATTTATAATCTCTGGGCGATGATAATGGGACTGGAGAGGGCCTGCCAACTGCCATTTGTTTTTCTCACCTTTTGCTACTTGGTCATTTAGATCCAGAAAAACTTCCACGTGCATTTGTTCTCCAGAGGACTTAAGTAATAGTGAAGAACTGTTTGACGGTATCATCATAACGTTCTCAGTCTCTACGTGATTCACAGTTACATCGTGCGTCTTTGGATAACTCATTTCTGAAGAAATATTTGCACTACGGCCACAATTGTGATTCAAAACATCATGGCTGATGCTTTCCAGGTCCTGATCTTGTTCATGAGCATGAACTGATGGACCTTCAAGATCTTCTAGTTGCAAATTTCCGCAGTCAAGAGTGTCAACATGTGTGTTTGTATAATTAATGGACTTAATCTCTTGATTCTCTGAGCTATAGTTGTTATTGGTTGCACCTTTGTAGCTGATTTCTTCAATATCTTCACTGTTAACATCCAGGCCGTCTTTACACAATTTGATATCTGTGAGATCATCATCCTGCTTGTCAGGGTTGTTGCCACAGCAGGAAATGCCTTTATCTATGCAGCTGACACCATTATGATACTGCACATCAGAGTTTTGCTTCCCATGACTAGTTATGTCGGTGCCCCTGACTACCATGAGGTTGTGATCTTCCACATTTGGATAGCCAATATGGTAAATAGAGGCTTCCATATACTTAGTTGGCTCATCATCGCAGTCTTGAAGAGATGTGTTCTGATCATCCCCATCTGGCAACATACTTTGAGGTGAGTGTTCTACCTggttattttgcaaaattgGGGTACCATCATTTTCGCTAGCACCAGGTTGTCCTAGCTCTTTCATTATGTCTGTTAACTGCTCTGCCTTCTCATCATaaacaaacataaataaaccataatcACCTATTCAGTATTAAAAATAAATTGAGATTGTTTTTTATAAGAATTTATTTCCATTAAGAAGATTACAACAAAGTATAGTTTCTTAAGAAAATGGCAATGTAACTACCTTATATAAATAAGATAGAACTACAGAGCAAATCAAATACTACCTAGTTCTTTCATACTAGATGCCTCTATTACAAATTCAATATCTTTATTGTCATGGTATTCTCATCTATAGCATTAACATTGAATAGGAATTCTGCTACACTGGTGAATGATATGGTACATTGTAAAATGGCAAGATACATAACAGAAGTAAGCATGAACTGCTATCATACACTGTGTTTTTTTATACATTCAAGTAAAGGACCTCTCTCGAGCACTAAAACTAAGACTTAAGAAGAAGAATTGAAGGACAAGTCACAGCGAACCTTTCTCGAGACAGATACATTCTTCTCTTCAAGCTCAAGGCTTAATAACTTTCTTGATTTCTCCACCTGGACCTTCCTATCCTTAAGAACCTCAAAAGCAGAAGGTATATCATTGCACGACATGTTCAACCTGTTATGTAAATACTTCCTCATAAGAATAACAATCCACATAACACATACATAATAAATTAAAGCATTACTTACCAATGTTCATTCAACCTCCTCTGTTCATCCTCTAATAAAGCTCCATATGGTTTTACATGGGATTTATCAAGGCCACCAATTACACGTGAAACATGCTTGGTCTGAATGCCATCCCCAGATTGCTTCAGTCTCTTGATATGGTTGAGTTGTGTTCTACTAACCTGGAAAAGGTTACAAAAGGTGCCACGGCATTCAATAAAATCCATCATACAATGATGATCTAAATTCTGAAATAGATGTTGTAATTCAGCAATCTAAGAACAAAGTGGATCACCTTCGAAAACTACtttcttttattatatattttatAATTTGTATTAATGTGCTTTGACCAATATTGGTGGTGAAATGTCCAACTTAAGAATGACAACAAAAGTATTAGCCAGGcattaaaaaaaaaggcaatGAACAGGCCATTCACTGCTGATAATCATTTTCACAGGTAGCATCACATCCAATGATGCAGACTAATTTAGGAAATTCTGACCCAGTTCAAAACCAAGTTTGCACATTACCACACCCCTAACACTATTCTTCATACGAAAAATACGAAAGAAGGTAACAAACTTAACAGTTGATTAAGTAAGTTACAGCCTGGAAAAACAAATAGATTCTATGGAAATTGGAAAATAACAGATTTAATGTGAGAGAATGGAGTGCCCACATCAATCAGTtgttgttggagtatattgagcccatgtatagaggcccattaagaggcccatgtataggtctatatatacccacccatctagggtttgGAAGTATAGAGCAATTATTTACCCTTACTACATGGTATCAGGCTAGTTTTTCTCCTCCCTaccctgcagccgccgccgccgccgccggcctccatggctggccgccggccgccggcgccgcccctcccggcgccgtccctctcctccccttcctccttccccccacttccctcctcccctgcttctGCAGCCGCATGGcgcccgaccgccgccgccctgaccCCTGtatccgtcgccgccgtcgccgcctctgcTGCCGGTGCGGGGAGCACCAAATCtggcgctggcgccgccgcctggcgcgcgccggccgccgcgctggccgTCATCACGCCAGCGCCGGACGCCGCAGGGGCCGCGGGTGCTGCgggtgccgccgccgtgggcgctTTGCAGCCCCTGCAGCAGCTGCCTGTGCAGGATGCGCCGCCCTAGCAGGGCCCTCTGCCCGtcgtggccaccgccgccgccctgcagcAGCCTGCTGCAGCTCCTGTCGCTGCTGGCGCGGGCCCCAGAGGTCCCCTGCAGCAGGCCC
This portion of the Panicum virgatum strain AP13 chromosome 2N, P.virgatum_v5, whole genome shotgun sequence genome encodes:
- the LOC120659986 gene encoding uncharacterized protein LOC120659986 isoform X1, which encodes MTCRMSASKQKKRQINCTISEQYRPGKKTKFDSSNCLVSLKPHIGLKWDQYLRRVVPEKEQVGILWSDLAPFIEGHEHCSGLADVTYVPPGTFSLESLRGVLSYEVWSTCLTEAERKFLKQFLPSETDAEETVHLLLTGKNHHFGNPFLSWSSSLCYGDIHPDAILDKEKHIKRDEKAYRINLLNYHSNMVDTLKKWRKRWLSGGDMETLFRDNPGNQKQVVMQLKATKGVMPMKVAQRIDVSKFMSYIKVSRTQLNHIKRLKQSGDGIQTKHVSRVIGGLDKSHVKPYGALLEDEQRRLNEHWLNMSCNDIPSAFEVLKDRKVQVEKSRKLLSLELEEKNVSVSRKAEQLTDIMKELGQPGASENDGTPILQNNQVEHSPQSMLPDGDDQNTSLQDCDDEPTKYMEASIYHIGYPNVEDHNLMVVRGTDITSHGKQNSDVQYHNGVSCIDKGISCCGNNPDKQDDDLTDIKLCKDGLDVNSEDIEEISYKGATNNNYSSENQEIKSINYTNTHVDTLDCGNLQLEDLEGPSVHAHEQDQDLESISHDVLNHNCGRSANISSEMSYPKTHDVTVNHVETENVMMIPSNSSSLLLKSSGEQMHVEVFLDLNDQVAKGEKNKWQLAGPLQSHYHRPEIINNGSGNLQITQPYLSSGQLSSSGYLDNGVLSQQQDQLTTSAFIMDNPSSVIESFSNLQSNGAIQMAKDIGAASYPLQHANSIEPGLHSLVNNRLAQSAPFPRSLQEQEQEQLTDQNDNCLYGQLHKDYCADVSFPTKTNPPISEQHSYAAFGPMDHRYNWFPDGCQLHNNNMSGLESGNCLTQALPSGSNTDGTLFSAISQYKQPSVHLGHGGSSRSQVLEPRNQVRPPQNFLPKSQDTNPPFSDMYGYTQDMTSQTSSQIAPVGSLDGSHWTNFIQQNPAMAPDFTNKPFGGPWTR
- the LOC120659986 gene encoding uncharacterized protein LOC120659986 isoform X4, with amino-acid sequence MTCRMSASKQKKRQINCTISEQYRPGKKTKFDSSNCLVSLKPHIGLKWDQYLRRVVPEKEQVGILWSDLAPFIEGHEHCSGLADVTYVPPGTFSLESLRGVLSYEVWSTCLTEAERKFLKQFLPSETDAEETVHLLLTGKNHHFGNPFLSWSSSLCYGDIHPDAILDKEKHIKRDEKAYRINLLNYHSNMVDTLKKWRKRWLSGGDMETLFRDNPGNQKQVVMQLKATKGVMPMKVAQRIDVSKFMSYIKVSRTQLNHIKRLKQSGDGIQTKHVSRVIGGLDKSHVKPYGALLEDEQRRLNEHWLNMSCNDIPSAFEVLKDRKVQVEKSRKLLSLELEEKNVSVSRKAEQLTDIMKELGQPGASENDGTPILQNNQVEHSPQSMLPDGDDQNTSLQDCDDEPTKYMEASIYHIGYPNVEDHNLMVVRGTDITSHGKQNSDVQYHNGVSCIDKGISCCGNNPDKQDDDLTDIKLCKDGLDVNSEDIEEISYKGATNNNYSSENQEIKSINYTNTHVDTLDCGNLQLEDLEGPSVHAHEQDQDLESISHDVLNHNCGRSANISSEMSYPKTHDVTVNHVETENVMMIPSNSSSLLLKSSGEQMHVEVFLDLNDQVAKGQLSSSGYLDNGVLSQQQDQLTTSAFIMDNPSSVIESFSNLQSNGAIQMAKDIGAASYPLQHANSIEPGLHSLVNNRLAQSAPFPRSLQEQEQEQLTDQNDNCLYGQLHKDYCADVSFPTKTNPPISEQHSYAAFGPMDHRYNWFPDGCQLHNNNMSGLESGNCLTQALPSGSNTDGTLFSAISQYKQPSVHLGHGGSSRSQVLEPRNQVRPPQNFLPKSQDTNPPFSDMYGYTQDMTSQTSSQIAPVGSLDGSHWTNFIQQNPAMAPDFTNKPFGGPWTR
- the LOC120659986 gene encoding uncharacterized protein LOC120659986 isoform X6 → MTCRMSASKQKKRQINCTISEQYRPGKKTKFDSSNCLVSLKPHIGLKWDQYLRRVVPEKEQVGILWSDLAPFIEGHEHCSGLADVTYVPPGTFSLESLRGVLSYEVWSTCLTEAERKFLKQFLPSETDAEETVHLLLTGKNHHFGNPFLSWSSSLCYGDIHPDAILDKEKHIKRDEKAYRINLLNYHSNMVDTLKKWRKRWLSGGDMETLFRDNPGNQKQVVMQLKATKGVMPMKVAQRIDVSKFMSYIKVSRTQLNHIKRLKQSGDGIQTKHVSRVIGGLDKSHVKPYGALLEDEQRRLNEHWLNMSCNDIPSAFEVLKDRKVQVEKSRKLLSLELEEKNVSVSRKAEQLTDIMKELGQPGASENDGTPILQNNQVEHSPQSMLPDGDDQNTSLQDCDDEPTKYMEASIYHIGYPNVEDHNLMVVRGTDITSHGKQNSDVQYHNGVSCIDKGISCCGNNPDKQDDDLTDIKLCKDGLDVNSEDIEEISYKGATNNNYSSENQEIKSINYTNTHVDTLDCGNLQLEDLEGPSVHAHEQDQDLESISHDVLNHNCGRSANISSEMSYPKTHDVTVNHVETENVMMIPSNSSSLLLKSSGEQMHVEVFLDLNDQVAKGEKNKWQLAGPLQSHYHRPEIINNGSGNLQITQPYLSSGQLSSSGYLDNGVLSQQQDQLTTSAFIMDNPSSVIESFSNLQSNGAIQMAKDIGAASYPLQHANSIEPGLHSLVNNRLAQSAPFPRSLQEQEQEQLTDQNDNCLYGQLHKDYCADDWSPVTA
- the LOC120659986 gene encoding uncharacterized protein LOC120659986 isoform X3, whose translation is MTCRMSASKQKKRQINCTISEQYRPGKKTKFDSSNCLVSLKPHIGLKWDQYLRRVVPEKEQVGILWSDLAPFIEGHEHCSGLADVTYVPPGTFSLESLRGVLSYEVWSTCLTEAERKFLKQFLPSETDAEETVHLLLTGKNHHFGNPFLSWSSSLCYGDIHPDAILDKEKHIKRDEKAYRINLLNYHSNMVDTLKKWRKRWLSGGDMETLFRDNPGNQKQVVMQLKATKGVMPMKVAQRIDVSKFMSYIKVSRTQLNHIKRLKQSGDGIQTKHVSRVIGGLDKSHVKPYGALLEDEQRRLNEHWLNMSCNDIPSAFEVLKDRKVQVEKSRKLLSLELEEKNVSVSRKAEQLTDIMKELGQPGASENDGTPILQNNQVEHSPQSMLPDGDDQNTSLQDCDDEPTKYMEASIYHIGYPNVEDHNLMVVRGTDITSHGKQNSDVQYHNGVSCIDKGISCCGNNPDKQDDDLTDIKLCKDGLDVNSEDIEEISYKGATNNNYSSENQEIKSINYTNTHVDTLDCGNLQLEDLEGPSVHAHEQDQDLESISHDVLNHNCGRSANISSEMSYPKTHDVTVNHVETENVMMIPSNSSSLLLKSSGEQMHVEVFLDLNDQVAKGEKNKWQLAGPLQSHYHRPEIINNGSGNLQITQPYLSSGQLSSSGYLDNGVLSQQQDQLTTSAFIMDNPSSVIESFSNLQSNGAIQMAKDIGAASYPLQHANSIEPGLHSLVNNRLAQSAPFPRSLQEQEQEQLTDQNDNCLYGQLHKDYCADLHNNNMSGLESGNCLTQALPSGSNTDGTLFSAISQYKQPSVHLGHGGSSRSQVLEPRNQVRPPQNFLPKSQDTNPPFSDMYGYTQDMTSQTSSQIAPVGSLDGSHWTNFIQQNPAMAPDFTNKPFGGPWTR
- the LOC120659986 gene encoding uncharacterized protein LOC120659986 isoform X2, with product MTCRMSASKQKKRQINCTISEQYRPGKKTKFDSSNCLVSLKPHIGLKWDQYLRRVVPEKEQVGILWSDLAPFIEGHEHCSGLADVTYVPPGTFSLESLRGVLSYEVWSTCLTEAERKFLKQFLPSETDAEETVHLLLTGKNHHFGNPFLSWSSSLCYGDIHPDAILDKEKHIKRDEKAYRINLLNYHSNMVDTLKKWRKRWLSGGDMETLFRDNPGNQKQVVMQLKATKGVMPMKVAQRIDVSKFMSYIKVSRTQLNHIKRLKQSGDGIQTKHVSRVIGGLDKSHVKPYGALLEDEQRRLNEHWLNMSCNDIPSAFEVLKDRKVQVEKSRKLLSLELEEKNVSVSRKAEQLTDIMKELGQPGASENDGTPILQNNQVEHSPQSMLPDGDDQNTSLQDCDDEPTKYMEASIYHIGYPNVEDHNLMVVRGTDITSHGKQNSDVQYHNGVSCIDKGISCCGNNPDKQDDDLTDIKLCKDGLDVNSEDIEEISYKGATNNNYSSENQEIKSINYTNTHVDTLDCGNLQLEDLEGPSVHAHEQDQDLESISHDVLNHNCGRSANISSEMSYPKTHDVTVNHVETENVMMIPSNSSSLLLKSSGEQMHVEVFLDLNDQVAKGEKNKWQLAGPLQSHYHRPEIINNGSGNLQITQPYLSSGQLSSSGYLDNGVLSQQQDQLTTSAFIMDNPSSVIESFSNLQSNGAIQMAKDIGAASYPLQHANSIEPGLHSLVNNRLAQSAPFPRSLQEQEQEQLTDQNDNCLYGQLHKDYCADVSFPTKTNPPISEQHSYAAFGPMDHRYNWFPDGCQLHNNNMSGLESGNCLTQALPSGSNTDGTLFSAISQYKQPSVHLGHGGSSRSQVLEPRNQDMTSQTSSQIAPVGSLDGSHWTNFIQQNPAMAPDFTNKPFGGPWTR
- the LOC120659986 gene encoding uncharacterized protein LOC120659986 isoform X5, whose product is MTCRMSASKQKKRQINCTISEQYRPGKKTKFDSSNCLVSLKPHIGLKWDQYLRRVVPEKEQVGILWSDLAPFIEGHEHCSGLADVTYVPPGTFSLESLRGVLSYEVWSTCLTEAERKFLKQFLPSETDAEETVHLLLTGKNHHFGNPFLSWSSSLCYGDIHPDAILDKEKHIKRDEKAYRINLLNYHSNMVDTLKKWRKRWLSGGDMETLFRDNPGNQKQVVMQLKATKGVMPMKVAQRIDVSKFMSYIKVSRTQLNHIKRLKQSGDGIQTKHVSRVIGGLDKSHVKPYGALLEDEQRRLNEHWLNMSCNDIPSAFEVLKDRKVQVEKSRKLLSLELEEKNVSVSRKAEQLTDIMKELGQPGASENDGTPILQNNQVEHSPQSMLPDGDDQNTSLQDCDDEPTKYMEASIYHIGYPNVEDHNLMVVRGTDITSHGKQNSDVQYHNGVSCIDKGISCCGNNPDKQDDDLTDIKLCKDGLDVNSEDIEEISYKGATNNNYSSENQEIKSINYTNTHVDTLDCGNLQLEDLEGPSVHAHEQDQDLESISHDVLNHNCGRSANISSEMSYPKTHDVTVNHVETENVMMIPSNSSSLLLKSSGEQMHVEVFLDLNDQVAKGEKNKWQLAGPLQSHYHRPEIINNGSGNLQITQPYLSSGQLSSSGYLDNGVLSQQQDQLTTSAFIMDNPSSVIESFSNLQSNGAIQMAKDIGAASYPLQHANSIEPGLHSLVNNRLAQSAPFPRSLQEQEQEQLTDQNDNCLYGQLHKDYCADLHNNNMSGLESGNCLTQALPSGSNTDGTLFSAISQYKQPSVHLGHGGSSRSQVLEPRNQDMTSQTSSQIAPVGSLDGSHWTNFIQQNPAMAPDFTNKPFGGPWTR
- the LOC120659986 gene encoding uncharacterized protein LOC120659986 isoform X7 — encoded protein: MTCRMSASKQKKRQINCTISEQYRPGKKTKFDSSNCLVSLKPHIGLKWDQYLRRVVPEKEQVGILWSDLAPFIEGHEHCSGLADVTYVPPGTFSLESLRGVLSYEVWSTCLTEAERKFLKQFLPSETDAEETVHLLLTGKNHHFGNPFLSWSSSLCYGDIHPDAILDKEKHIKRDEKAYRINLLNYHSNMVDTLKKWRKRWLSGGDMETLFRDNPGNQKQVVMQLKATKGVMPMKVAQRIDVSKFMSYIKVSRTQLNHIKRLKQSGDGIQTKHVSRVIGGLDKSHVKPYGALLEDEQRRLNEHWLNMSCNDIPSAFEVLKDRKVQVEKSRKLLSLELEEKNVSVSRKAEQLTDIMKELGQPGASENDGTPILQNNQVEHSPQSMLPDGDDQNTSLQDCDDEPTKYMEASIYHIGYPNVEDHNLMVVRGTDITSHGKQNSDVQYHNGVSCIDKGISCCGNNPDKQDDDLTDIKLCKDGLDVNSEDIEEISYKGATNNNYSSENQEIKSINYTNTHVDTLDCGNLQLEDLEGPSVHAHEQDQDLESISHDVLNHNCGRSANISSEMSYPKTHDVTVNHVETENVMMIPSNSSSLLLKSSGEQMHVEVFLDLNDQVAKGEKNKWQLAGPLQSHYHRPEIINNGSGNLQITQPYLSSGQLSSSGYLDNGVLSQQQDQLTTSAFIMDNPSSVIESFSNLQSNGAIQMAKDIGAASYPLQHANSIEPGLHSLVNNRLAQSAPFPRSLQEQEQEQLTDQNDNCLYGQLHKDYCADV